Below is a window of Candidatus Paceibacter sp. DNA.
CGATGTGTCTTGAAATCTCATCAACCCATTCGGCACAAACTGGATTTTCGGGTGCGGGCATAGAAAGCGCGCAAGCATAAACATCTTGCTTTTCAAGTTCAGACATAAGCCAAGGTCGCCAACCACCATTTGGGCTACCTTCAAATCCATGAATTATAAAAACTTTTTTCATAGTTATTTCAAAAGCTCATCAACGGAAACATCAAGCGCATTGGCGAGTTTCTCCAATATCACAAGCGTAACATTGACCTTTCCGCCCTCAATCGCGCTCATATAGCTTCTATCCATGTCGATTGCTCGACAAATGTCGCCTTGCGACATTTTACGGCGAAGCCGTATACGCTTGATGTTTTCTCCAAGTTTTTTGGAAATTTGAGCCATATTTATATTATCACTTTATCAACTATTGCGCCATGCCTCAATATGGAGGTATAATCCCATATATG
It encodes the following:
- a CDS encoding helix-turn-helix transcriptional regulator; its protein translation is MAQISKKLGENIKRIRLRRKMSQGDICRAIDMDRSYMSAIEGGKVNVTLVILEKLANALDVSVDELLK